GCCCTCATTTCATAAACTGCTCCTCCTCGGTAGTCTAGTGGAATCTAGTACCTTGTTCCTTTCAGCTGGAGTGATTTTCAAGGTTTCTGTATTATGTATTATGAAGGAAGTTAGAAGTAAGGAatcatgggctttggaatcaacGGTTTTCCTCAGTCTGAGCTTCACCACTTTTTCACTATTTGGCCTATTTCCTTAAGGGTTCCAGGTGTTAAAATAGAGATTGCAAGGTCGCAAGCCTGCTAGGTAATCGTAGatctctgttttaaatatttaagtcaCAAGGTTTACTGCGTGTTTGATGAACCTTTAGAAGGGCACCTTATACGCTAGTGGTTTGTGCCTGCACATTCGCTTTTGCCCCTCCTTGCGGTTGGTTTCCAGGGTTCCCAGGTGATGTGCTGACGGAGGACTGTCCTTCGAGAACCACTCCGAGGTGTGAAGGGACTGTACCCCCTCCCTCGCACGGCCCAGCTGCACTCCCAGGACTGCTCTGGGGGTAGGCATGCTAGCGGCAGCATTTGCCTAGCGTTGCAACGAAGGCCTTGGTCTCCAAGCCACCACAGAGGGACTGAAAATGGGAACCAAAGTTTATTTTCGTGACCGTTTTTAAGATTGAGAAAAGGGGTATTTAGATGATGATTTGGGGAACATCGAAGTAGTTTTGTGTCCGATTTGCAAAAAAACTGCTAAGGAAAGTAAAGCTGACTCAACAGTGGCTGTAGCACGATGGTAAAAAGTAGGTAGGAATGCCATCCGGGCTGATGAGGTCAGCTAAAAAGAACAGCAATTAGAGGGTATCAGGCTTGATTGAGGAGAGAAGGGGCACGAGGCCGGCAGCCGCCATGTCGAGAGTGGGAGGTGCGCGGCGGCCGCGGCAGGAAGAGGGACGCGCTTCCGTGGGTGGGTCGTGCGCACACGCACTTCCGTCGCGCCTGCGCAGTGGGCGCTCCGGCTCAGCGTGGTGGCGGTTAGTTGAGATCAGCCGGCTAGGAGGAGACTGCCCCTTAAATCCCGAGGCGATGCGCTCTGGTGCAGCTGTCAGGGCCGGCCGCAAGGTCTGCAGGGTCCTGTTGTCTGGGTTTGGGGGTCGACTAGATGGAGGCCAGGCGGAGCGGCTGACAGAAGGGAGTAGCTCTCTCGGAGGGCCCCTGAGTTCGCACGAGGAGCTGCCCCGGGGGAGCGAGCCGAGAGAAGCCCCGGAGTCCGGTAGCGGGGGCAGCGAGGCGCTGGTGGAGATGTGTCAGAGAAGATATTTCCTCAGTGGCACCGAGCGGCAGCTTAGCCGAGAGTCTCTTCTGAGCGGGTGCCACCCCGGCTTTGGTCCCTTGGGCATAGAGTTGCGGAAGAACCTGGCGGCGGAATGGTGGTCCTCGGTGGTAGCGTTCAGGGAGCAGGTCTTCCCGGTGGACGCCCTGCACCATGAACCAGGCCCTGCGCTGCCCAGGGACAGTGCCTTCAGGTTAGTTTCTGCAGAAACGCTACGCGAAATCTTGCAAGACAAAGAGATGAGTAAGGAACAGCTAGTAGCATTTCTTGAGAACTTACTAAAAACTTCTGGGAAGCTACGGGAGAGCCTTCTTCACGGTATGCTTCACGATTTCATGCTTCAAAATAGGTGTCGGGGTGGAAAGGCAGTCTCGCTCCTTTTCGCGAATTGCAACTGGCCCTTTATTCACGTGGGAAGGAAGTTATGTGGTTCTCGTCTTTTTGAAGTAATTGGGTGTATTTACATGCGTCTACCCTGGAGGAAACTGGTCCACGGAATCGTTACTGTTCCTTCAGAGTCTGGCCGAAGGACCTGATAACGCTCTCAGTTTCACGGGGCTGGAATTTTAGAGTTCAACTGAGCCCCTGTAGAGTTAGGACCTAAATTAAATCATGTGTTTGACTTATTTGTCTGTCGTTACTGAGATGTTTATAAATATTCCACAGTTATTCTGCTATTTTACACACAACAGACCAATCAAGAGCTCATTTTTctagagcaaaaagaaaataccctccccccccccccgttttGTTACTGAAAACTGATCTACAATCTGTCGTTTGAAGACCCCTTTAGGTAATTTTTGAGTCGGCAAAATAATAGGACTAATCAAGCTTTTTAAGTGATTCTTGAGTGAGTACACAGGAATTTATAGGGCACCATTTGCCTTTAATGTCAAATAGAACATGATTGCAGAGATTCTGAAAAAACAATTAAGGTTCTTTATAGGACAGACTTGGCTGCCACAGTGTCTGATTCTTGCAAAATGCTATCTTTGCCGTTTTTCACTAAGTGGTactataaagtaatttaaaataaccaGTGTCCATGGTTCTCTGAAAATTAGTACCCGTGTTGTAACCTTCTAAAGATTTCCTTAATAAAGCAAACGAAAACTCGTGAATAAAGGTGACAATTTTGATTTATACCGCTTTAATTATTCCATAGTGGCCTTACTTTGGGGGAGTTAAGTCACTGCTCATTACCATGTCCCAAACCAAATCAATCTTTTCTTCcctatttgaaaatgaaatttaagctCTCTTAGATGTCCATTCATCAAAGCGTCTATTGATGTCCCAGACATTTTCTTGCCCTCAGGAGACTAAAGCCACTTATTTGCCAAATCCTTTGGTTGTCTAGGGTTTAGCTTAGAGTTACCAGTTTGCCACTTCTTTCTACGCCCAGTGcccttgcttgctttcttccatGTCTGAACGATTGTGGTAGCCGCTCCTTAtcaatagttttttaaaagtctcgGTCATTATGTCTCCAAACATTGTAAGTGcccattgtttttcttctgtccttctgTGACTAATTACACGTATGTTGGACCTTTTCCCCATCTTGTCAACTTTCTTGACACATTAATCACATTTTAAAGTCTCTGTGTAGAAACCCAGAGATATCCGTTTCTAGTATCTGTTTTCCTCCGGGCTTTTGGTCATTTGGACTTTTCTCTTGATATTCTAGGTAATTTGTGTGTAAATTATAGAGATAAATTGAAGCTTTAGGTGGCGTTTTGATAGGCAGCTCGAGTGGGAGCATGTCTTCTTAATACAGTCTGGGATTAAGTTTATTAGGGGCTGGGCTGCATTCAGTCTTTTCACCTCTACTCCGAGAGTGTAGTCCTTTGAGTGTCCCTTGTGAAAGACTGGAGTGTTTACCAGGGCTCCTCCTCCTTGATGAGCTGGGAAcaacaattttttgtttgttttttttgtgaggaagattgttgctgagctaacgtctgtgccaatcttcctctattttctgtgggacgTCACTagagcgtggcttaatgagcagcgctaggtccagcctggggtccaaacctgtgCACCCAGGCCTCTGAAGAGAAGCACATGAATTAACCCCTacaacaccaggctggccccctatgAGCTACAATTTTTGTACTTCCCAGTCTCGTAACATGTCAGGAATCTCTACTCAACACTTCAGCTTCTCAGCTCTGCTGCATGAGAATTGGAAAAGCAGACTAAATGTTGGGTTCTCCTCTCTgcacttcccttttctccaaatcttgGACCCTCAAATCCTTGCTGCCTTGATAGCTCTcctatgtctttatattttacttttatttatttttaattaaaaaaaattattttttccctcttctccccaaatccccccagtacatagttgtgtattctaatagtgggtccttctagttggggcatgtgggacactgcctcagcatggcttgatgagcggtgccatgtccatgcccaggatccaaacccgggaaaccctgggccaccgaagcagagcaccgAACTCacccactcggcctcggggctggcccctctactatgtctttaaacagaattgtttttttttaatgtttcttgacCAGCTTTTCTTGTTATCAACAAGCTAGTGTTCTCTTACCAGAAGTGGAAATCTCAAATCAAGCAACTTTTGAACACAGTGCTGTCATTTAGTGGGATATAATCTAAGTGcataaagaactacaaaaaaCCCCTTGAACTTAGATTTATTCTAGGTAGAAATGTTGGAATTATAATTCTGAAGCTATTTGGTATGCATTATAGGATAAAGCAAATAGATGGATAGATTAATGTTATTAGGCACCACGATTTTCActgtaagagaaaagagatagaaatataaaagaaggcAAGCATAATCTTTGTAATGTTGCATTTGAATTGACAGTATCAATATGAcctcatgatttttaaaaatatctatttcctAACTTTCTTCATTGAAAGGGCCTGGAAGCAATTGCACTCAATAGCAATGAGTACACCTAGTACCCAGAATTTGGTTTCTAGAGTGAACCAGtgcttggagaaatggctgattccaggtctggggtggggaaaGTACAAGGTGAGTTTGGGACAGTTTATGGTGCTAGAAAGCAAAGAATTACTTGAAAACTCGTGGgttcatgtcaaaaggacacagataCTGGCTTGCAGGAGACTCCCACTGGCTAAATTTGGGACAAattgaacattaaaataaatatcgaTGGTAATGGAttataacatattaaataaaattaatccatagtgttaatttaaaaaataagtaattgaGGCtgctggtggagggaggaggtggagaaagtttatatttttacagaAGCTAtgcaataaatgtaaaaggaaaggtaaattagaaaaataactattttatgaTTTTGCAATCCCCAGTATTATAATTGATTCAAGCAAGGATCATAAATGGATTCTAAAATATTGGGTATAAGATTGTTGGGGAGCAGGATACTATTGGGGAATGGATATTCACTACATTAACCAGGTAGTCAAATTTGGTTTCGTTAGTAGTGGGATAATCTGATATTATGTTCCTCCTGTTAGGATGCAGTAAGACATGCACATCAACTGTGTAGTATTTATTCCTGCtaaaaataacccaaattaaatcataaggaaacaatcagacaaatctcTAGTGTGAGATAATCTATGATTAGACTGGattcaaataaaaagtcaatGTCATTAAAAGCAAAGTTAGAGAGGGGAGGAATTGGGAAATGTTCTAGATTCAAAGAGATTAAAGAGACCTAATCAAAATGCAGTGCATGAACCttagggagaaagagaacagcAATAAATGACATTTTGGGTGACAACTGGAGTAAACAGAATATCAACCATATGTTAGAtgaaatatgattaattttatggTGTAATAATAtacagagaatatttttaattttaggagaTTCGTGCTGAAATATTTGAagtgaacaagaaaaagaaaacaaatgtggcaaaatgttgacAATTGGTGAATGTAGGTGAAGGGTTTACAGGTGTTTATTGTCCTATTTCAGCTTTCTTGtagatttaaaaatcttcaaactAAAATGTTGGAGAGAAACTATCTAAAATTAAGTTGTAATCAATTAAGATCTGCCTTAGTAGTTCCATGCCGTTGTACTGCTCTGTTAGCATTATTGTGTTATTAATTTGTCTATTAATTGACCAAAATGATGTGGGTTTATAGAACAGATTTATAGGATGATTGGTCTATCTTTTGACAGGTGCCTTGGAGCACTATGTTAATTGCCTGGATCTGGTAAACAAGAGGTTACCTTATGGCCTTGCTCAGATTGGAGTGTGTTTTCATCCTGTTTCTGATACTAAGCAGACACCTGATGGTGTTAAAAGGTactaaaaatggcaaataaacttGGCCTTGTATTTAAATAGTCAAGAACCAGTCATTTTCACTTTGGGAtagattatataattttcaaataagtaATTATCTGATATTTCTGGTATCCAAAGAATTGGTGAGAAGACTGAAGCTTCACTAGTATGGTTCACTTCAGCAAGAACTGCAAGCCAATGGCTTGATTTCTGGCTACGTCATCGACTCCTATGGTGGAGAAAGGTACTACAATAATTATcctaatttaatc
The sequence above is drawn from the Equus przewalskii isolate Varuska chromosome 10, EquPr2, whole genome shotgun sequence genome and encodes:
- the POLG2 gene encoding DNA polymerase subunit gamma-2 isoform X1, yielding MSRVGGARRPRQEEGRASVGGSCAHALPSRLRSGRSGSAWWRLVEISRLGGDCPLNPEAMRSGAAVRAGRKVCRVLLSGFGGRLDGGQAERLTEGSSSLGGPLSSHEELPRGSEPREAPESGSGGSEALVEMCQRRYFLSGTERQLSRESLLSGCHPGFGPLGIELRKNLAAEWWSSVVAFREQVFPVDALHHEPGPALPRDSAFRLVSAETLREILQDKEMSKEQLVAFLENLLKTSGKLRESLLHGALEHYVNCLDLVNKRLPYGLAQIGVCFHPVSDTKQTPDGVKRIGEKTEASLVWFTSARTASQWLDFWLRHRLLWWRKFAMSPSNFSSSDCQDEEGRKGNKLYYNFPWGKEPIETLWNLGDHELLHMYPGNGSQLYGRDGRKSVVPSVLSINGDLDRGMLAYLYDSFQLTENSFTRKKNLHRKVLKLHPCLAPIKVALDVGRGPTVELRQVCQGLFNELLESGISVWPGYLETVQSSLEQLYSKYDEMSILFTVLITEATLENGLIHLRSRDTTMKEMMHISKHQQPPTHGQSCLTHPAPAFQAFLKQITAITSFGPPPSQRDCILGLRSADCYGICTNWQHRMFTLQLRPGRPGWNLEFSESMEFCTGT
- the POLG2 gene encoding DNA polymerase subunit gamma-2 isoform X3; amino-acid sequence: MSRVGGARRPRQEEGRASVGGSCAHALPSRLRSGRSGSAWWRLVEISRLGGDCPLNPEAMRSGAAVRAGRKVCRVLLSGFGGRLDGGQAERLTEGSSSLGGPLSSHEELPRGSEPREAPESGSGGSEALVEMCQRRYFLSGTERQLSRESLLSGCHPGFGPLGIELRKNLAAEWWSSVVAFREQVFPVDALHHEPGPALPRDSAFRLVSAETLREILQDKEMSKEQLVAFLENLLKTSGKLRESLLHGALEHYVNCLDLVNKRLPYGLAQIGVCFHPVSDTKQTPDGVKRIGEKTEASLVWFTSARTASQWLDFWLRHRLLWWRKFAMSPSNFSSSDCQDEEGRKGNKLYYNFPWGKEPIETLWNLGDHELLHMYPGNGSQLYGRDGRKSVVPSVLSINGDLDRGMLAYLYDSFQLTENSFTRKKNLHRKVLKLHPCLAPIKVALDVGRGPTVELRQVCQGLFNELLESGISVWPGYLETVQSSLEQLYSKYDEMSILFTVLITEATLENGLIHLRSRDTTMKEMMHISKVKDFLTKYISSAKNV
- the POLG2 gene encoding DNA polymerase subunit gamma-2 isoform X2; translation: MSRVGGARRPRQEEGRASVGGSCAHALPSRLRSGRSGSAWWRLVEISRLGGDCPLNPEAMRSGAAVRAGRKVCRVLLSGFGGRLDGGQAERLTEGSSSLGGPLSSHEELPRGSEPREAPESGSGGSEALVEMCQRRYFLSGTERQLSRESLLSGCHPGFGPLGIELRKNLAAEWWSSVVAFREQVFPVDALHHEPGPALPRDSAFRLVSAETLREILQDKEMSKEQLVAFLENLLKTSGKLRESLLHGALEHYVNCLDLVNKRLPYGLAQIGVCFHPVSDTKQTPDGVKRIGEKTEASLVWFTSARTASQWLDFWLRHRLLWWRKFAMSPSNFSSSDCQDEEGRKGNKLYYNFPWGKEPIETLWNLGDHELLHMYPGNGSQLYGRDGRKSVVPSVLSINGDLDRGMLAYLYDSFQLTENSFTRKKNLHRKVLKLHPCLAPIKVALDVGRGPTVELRQVCQGLFNELLESGISVWPGYLETVQSSLEQLYSKYDEMSILFTVLITEATLENGLIHLRSRDTTMKEMMHISKHQQPPTHGQSCLTHPAPAFQAFLKQITAITSFIER